The Archangium primigenium genomic interval GCTGCTCGAGGGCACGGCCCGATTGGACGGGGCGCTGCTGGACATCCGGCTCTGGGACGGGCTCGTCTATCCCGTCGCCGAGGCGCTCCGGGCCCGCGCCATTCCGTTCGTCTTCGTCTCCGGCTTCGAGCCGGAGTTCATCCCGGAGCGCTTCCGGGACGTACCCCTGTGCACCAAGCCCCTCGACCTGGACACCGTCGCCGCGGCGCTCTTCGGCGCATCCGCCTGAGCGCGCCCGTCGACTCGCGCGCTCACGGGGTGGACTTCGCCGGAGCGTGGGCGGCCTTGAACGTGTTGTAGCTGGTGATGAGGTTGCGGTAGTCGGGGATGTGGTTGGACAGGAGCGTGCCCAGGCCCTCCACGTCCCGGCGCCAGTCGCGGTGCAGCTCGCAAGCCACGGCGAACCACGTCATCAGCTGGGCGCCCGCCTCGGCCATGCGGTTCCAGGACGCGTGGCGGGAGACGTCGTTGAAGGTGCCCGAGGCATCCGTCACGACGAACACCTCGAAGTCCTCCGCCATGGCGGACAGGGCCGGGAAGGCCACGCACACCTCGGTCACCACGCCCGCGAGGATGAGCTGCTTGCGCCCGGTGGCCTTCACCGCCTGGACGAAGTCCGCGTTGTCC includes:
- the ycaC gene encoding isochorismate family cysteine hydrolase YcaC, with translation MGKPYSRLDLNNAVVLLVDHQAGLMSLVRDFNPDQFKNNVLALADLAAYFQLPTILTTSFEDGPNGPLMPELKEKFPQAPFIPRPGQINAWDNADFVQAVKATGRKQLILAGVVTEVCVAFPALSAMAEDFEVFVVTDASGTFNDVSRHASWNRMAEAGAQLMTWFAVACELHRDWRRDVEGLGTLLSNHIPDYRNLITSYNTFKAAHAPAKSTP